A section of the Candidatus Neomarinimicrobiota bacterium genome encodes:
- a CDS encoding PorV/PorQ family protein, with protein MKNKRLAILMTLLLSSTAFAEFTKLAQTGFQFLSVISDARGAALAGAMTTMPYGSGSLFFNPAGMAEMEGTVDIVASKNTWIADINHTTLSMAYKPANNKYGVFGVTAQSVNYGDMQGTMVWGHEPGWIETHTIQPSALSLGFGYAVSLSDRFSIGSQIKYAVQQLGGAVVEIHPTQADVKDSLSVQKFSTSAVAFDFGTLFDTGFKGISFGMNVRNFSNEIAYLEENFQLPLTFTMGLSMDLIDLIPNFSDAHSLMMSVDAVHSRSYPEYLNIGMEYKLLDMLYLRYGYLDNRDERASSFGFGVSRFGLGVDYAYIPFGILDEVQMITVRFTY; from the coding sequence ATGAAGAATAAACGACTAGCCATTCTGATGACCCTGCTTCTTTCGAGTACGGCGTTTGCAGAATTTACAAAACTGGCTCAAACAGGATTCCAGTTCCTCAGTGTGATTTCAGATGCACGAGGAGCAGCCCTGGCAGGAGCTATGACCACCATGCCATACGGCTCAGGTTCTCTCTTTTTCAATCCTGCAGGTATGGCTGAAATGGAGGGTACGGTGGACATCGTAGCCAGCAAGAATACCTGGATTGCCGATATCAATCATACCACGCTGAGCATGGCCTATAAACCTGCCAATAATAAGTATGGTGTATTTGGGGTCACTGCTCAATCAGTAAATTATGGTGATATGCAGGGAACCATGGTCTGGGGTCACGAACCAGGATGGATTGAAACGCATACCATTCAACCTTCTGCTCTCAGTCTGGGTTTTGGATATGCGGTGAGTCTGTCTGATAGGTTTTCAATCGGTTCACAGATTAAATATGCAGTACAGCAGCTCGGTGGAGCAGTTGTTGAGATCCATCCAACTCAAGCAGATGTGAAAGATAGTCTTTCTGTTCAGAAGTTTTCTACTTCGGCAGTAGCTTTTGATTTTGGAACCCTATTTGATACAGGGTTTAAGGGAATATCCTTCGGAATGAATGTGAGGAATTTTTCAAATGAAATCGCCTATCTGGAAGAAAATTTCCAGTTGCCTCTAACATTCACCATGGGTCTCTCTATGGATTTGATTGATCTCATCCCCAACTTTTCTGATGCCCACTCATTAATGATGAGTGTGGATGCTGTTCATTCACGTTCCTATCCAGAATATCTTAATATAGGTATGGAGTATAAGCTCCTGGATATGCTCTATCTACGATATGGCTATCTCGACAATCGCGATGAAAGAGCTTCTTCCTTTGGTTTTGGCGTTTCACGTTTTGGTCTCGGGGTTGATTATGCGTACATACCTTTTGGAATCCTGGATGAAGTTCAGATGATAACCGTAAGATTTACATATTAG
- a CDS encoding IPT/TIG domain-containing protein produces the protein MRTQNLFSCLIIGLILIGGIGCEYDDYPDPIWNPDDAGGATPVITSLDPPDVAYDGLTTVTISGENFSPTLTENQVTFNGVTATLNTELSTAAQLVLTMPIVITDASLNAISGVQVMVAVQGAYAGAVYDQDFRIERAVIEWGSFIGEKPEKLPNAVAVDADENVFIAGTDKILYKVDTLGVRTEFGTGLSATTNDLKMGPGGTVYFCRNNPYVYRVDAAGGAADRWHRVGSKIACFDFNVDQNLYCGGKNDSLYFIDITAETNRGVALAEDYSYTAMRVYDGYVYVAGIYEGTDVAVTVTEAIWRHEILAGDELGPRELVYDWADAEYSTDQNILSMVVDSDGLFYIGLSESAGPAIVTINFATQAVEPFYNAVLTSPATHLSWGNGNYIYCARTMNSSTDELPTGAFRIAQSLTSALYYGRN, from the coding sequence ATGAGAACACAAAATTTATTCAGTTGCTTAATTATTGGCCTCATTCTCATTGGGGGGATCGGCTGTGAATATGATGACTATCCAGATCCAATCTGGAATCCAGATGATGCAGGTGGAGCAACACCCGTTATCACTTCATTGGATCCACCAGATGTGGCCTATGATGGTCTCACCACGGTAACCATTAGCGGTGAGAATTTTTCACCAACGCTTACAGAGAATCAAGTCACTTTTAATGGCGTTACTGCCACCCTTAATACCGAGTTATCCACTGCAGCACAACTGGTTTTGACAATGCCCATTGTCATCACCGATGCTTCACTAAATGCTATCAGTGGTGTACAAGTCATGGTTGCTGTACAGGGTGCCTATGCCGGGGCGGTTTATGACCAGGATTTTCGTATCGAACGCGCTGTAATCGAATGGGGTAGCTTCATCGGGGAGAAACCTGAAAAGCTTCCCAATGCAGTAGCTGTTGATGCAGATGAGAATGTATTTATTGCAGGAACCGACAAGATTCTTTACAAGGTTGATACCCTGGGGGTCCGTACAGAATTTGGCACAGGATTAAGTGCCACAACCAATGACCTGAAAATGGGTCCAGGAGGAACCGTTTATTTTTGCAGGAATAATCCCTATGTATATCGTGTTGATGCAGCAGGTGGTGCTGCCGATCGCTGGCACAGGGTTGGTTCAAAAATAGCCTGTTTTGATTTTAATGTAGACCAGAACCTCTACTGCGGTGGCAAAAATGATTCATTGTATTTTATTGATATCACAGCTGAGACCAACCGCGGGGTTGCCCTGGCAGAGGACTACAGCTATACAGCCATGAGGGTCTATGATGGTTATGTCTATGTGGCAGGCATCTATGAGGGAACCGATGTAGCTGTAACCGTAACTGAAGCAATATGGCGCCACGAAATTCTAGCTGGTGACGAACTGGGTCCCAGGGAATTAGTCTATGATTGGGCTGATGCTGAATATTCAACGGATCAGAATATTTTGAGCATGGTCGTGGACTCTGATGGTCTCTTTTATATTGGTCTAAGCGAATCAGCCGGTCCAGCAATCGTAACCATTAATTTTGCGACACAGGCCGTCGAGCCATTCTATAACGCTGTGCTGACTTCTCCAGCAACACATCTGTCCTGGGGAAATGGCAATTATATATATTGCGCCCGGACAATGAATAGCTCAACCGATGAGCTCCCTACAGGGGCATTTCGCATTGCACAATCTTTGACAAGTGCGCTATATTACGGGCGCAATTAG